Below is a genomic region from Paraburkholderia phenazinium.
CGACAGCAGCGGCACCGGACGGCCGGTTGCGCCCTTCGCTGCACCGCTCTTCCATGCCGTGCCGGCGATGTCGAGGTGGGCCCACGGATAGGCCTCGGTGAAGCGCGACAGGAAGCACGCCGCCGTGATGCTGCCACCCGGACGGCCGCCGATGTTGGCGAGGTCCGCGAAGTTCGACTTCAACTGGTCGTGGTATTCCTCGTCGAGCGGCATGCGCCATGCCGGATCGGACGCTTCGCGCGAAGCGTCGAGCAGTTCGCCCGCCAGCGCGTCGTCTTTCGAGTACAGGCCGCTGTTGTGGTGGCCCAGCGCAATCACAACCGCGCCGGTCAGGGTTGCCACATCGATCACCGCAGCCGGCTTGAAACGCTCGGCATAGGTCAGCGCGTCGCACAGGATCAGACGGCCTTCGGCGTCGGTGTTCAGCACTTCGATCGTCAGGCCCTTCATGCTGGTGACGATGTCGCCCGGCTTGGTGGCGTTGCCGGCCGGCATGTTTTCGCAGGTCGGGACGATGACCACCAGGTTGATCTTCAGGCCCATTTCCGCGACCGCACGCAGCGTGCCGAGCACCGAACCGGCGCCGAGCATGTCGTACTTCATCTCGTCCATGCCCTCGCCCGGCTTCAGCGAAATGCCGCCGGTGTCGAAGGTGATGCCCTTGCCGACCAGCACCACGGGAGCGGCCTTGGCGGCGGCGCCCTGGTACTGCAGCACGATGAACTGGGGCGGTTCGACCGAGCCGCGCGTGACGGACAGGAACGAACCCATGCGCAGCGCTTCGAGCTGCTTCTGGCCCAGCACTTCGACCTTCAGCTTCCAGTCTTTGGCGAGCTTCCTGGCCGTATTGGCGAGGTAAGTCGGGGTGCAGACGTTGCCCGGCAGATTGCCGAGGTCGCGCGTCAGGTCCATGCCGTTGGCGAGCGCCGCGCCTTGCTTGGCGGCGACCTTGGCGGTTTTCTCGTCGCCGGTGTCGACGCTGAACACGACGCGCTTGAGGGCGCGCGGGGTCGTGTCCGGCTTGCTCTTCATCTGGGTAAACTTGTACGACAGTTCGCGCAGCGCGAGGATGGCCGTGCGCACGCCCCAGTCGGCCGAGCGCTCGAGCACCGGCAACTGGGCGAGCGTGAACGTGACCTGAACGATCTTGGTGGCGAGAATGGCGCGCCAGGCGGCCCGCACGGCGTCGCCGTAGGCTTTCTGGTTGAAGGCGTCCTGCTTGCCGAGGCCAACCAGCAGCACGCGCGAAGCGCCGATACCGGACACTTCGTGCAGGAACAGGGTGGTACCGCTCTTGCCGTCCATGTCACCGGCTTTGATGATGCGGGTCAACAGACCTTTGGTGGCCGCATCGATCTCCAGTGCGGCACCCGACAGCGTTTGCGACTCGAAAATGCCGATCACGATGCAATCGGACTTTCCAGTCAGGAACCCGTTTGACGAGCCTTTGCTCCAATCACAGGCTTTTATGCTAAAGTCCATCGCGCTTGTCCTCGGATAAAATCTGGGCTTAGGATGAAAGCCGCAATTATCCGCTATTTTTCCCGCGGCGGCTGCACGGTAAG
It encodes:
- a CDS encoding leucyl aminopeptidase, whose amino-acid sequence is MDFSIKACDWSKGSSNGFLTGKSDCIVIGIFESQTLSGAALEIDAATKGLLTRIIKAGDMDGKSGTTLFLHEVSGIGASRVLLVGLGKQDAFNQKAYGDAVRAAWRAILATKIVQVTFTLAQLPVLERSADWGVRTAILALRELSYKFTQMKSKPDTTPRALKRVVFSVDTGDEKTAKVAAKQGAALANGMDLTRDLGNLPGNVCTPTYLANTARKLAKDWKLKVEVLGQKQLEALRMGSFLSVTRGSVEPPQFIVLQYQGAAAKAAPVVLVGKGITFDTGGISLKPGEGMDEMKYDMLGAGSVLGTLRAVAEMGLKINLVVIVPTCENMPAGNATKPGDIVTSMKGLTIEVLNTDAEGRLILCDALTYAERFKPAAVIDVATLTGAVVIALGHHNSGLYSKDDALAGELLDASREASDPAWRMPLDEEYHDQLKSNFADLANIGGRPGGSITAACFLSRFTEAYPWAHLDIAGTAWKSGAAKGATGRPVPLLSQFLIDRAAQ